Proteins encoded in a region of the Stieleria neptunia genome:
- a CDS encoding FHA domain-containing protein, with protein sequence MNYYDDDEDLDFAGPYGQLTPVGGGDPIPLIKDRLTVGRRSECDVQLKFNNVSGQHCRLSLEHGYWFIRDMNSRNGVKVDGRPVIRKRLDPKCKLSIARHEYLVEYDPQALGAYGPPPADDEYLDELMRSSLMDRAGLSKRDTKRPFGNKDPE encoded by the coding sequence GTGAATTATTACGACGACGACGAAGACCTAGATTTTGCCGGCCCCTATGGACAATTGACGCCCGTCGGCGGCGGCGACCCGATTCCCCTGATCAAGGATCGGCTGACCGTCGGTCGACGGTCCGAATGCGATGTCCAGCTGAAGTTCAATAACGTATCCGGCCAGCACTGCCGTCTCTCACTCGAGCACGGTTATTGGTTCATCCGTGACATGAACAGCCGCAACGGTGTGAAAGTCGACGGCCGACCGGTGATCCGCAAACGGCTCGATCCGAAATGCAAGTTGTCGATCGCACGCCACGAGTACTTGGTCGAATACGATCCGCAGGCGCTCGGTGCCTACGGTCCCCCGCCGGCCGATGACGAGTACCTGGACGAGTTGATGCGTAGCTCGCTGATGGACCGCGCCGGACTCAGCAAACGGGACACGAAGCGACCCTTCGGAAACAAGGACCCCGAGTAG